From a region of the Zingiber officinale cultivar Zhangliang chromosome 4B, Zo_v1.1, whole genome shotgun sequence genome:
- the LOC121975479 gene encoding pentatricopeptide repeat-containing protein At3g16610-like isoform X1, giving the protein MYISCGEIESARLAFNDLLQPSVFLWNTMIRAYAWNEPFGRAVELYQRMLDTGIEPNKFTFPFVLKTCSALEALADGILIHEHAKKAGLELDVFVSTALLDMYLKCGCLEDAHEVFCRMPQKDVVAWNALVSGYALNGRYQEAIRCLLQMQRTGNIPNPSTIVALLPIVGQAKALIQGKSIHAFCIRRRIDKGDVLVNTALLDMYGKSECLVRARRIFDSMSFRNEVTWSAMIGCYTLCGRMAEALQIFRNNAGVMNCLYKLSEDGIEMQFATNHLGHFLLTNLLLEKMKNTAKESGIEGRIVNLSSVAHIGI; this is encoded by the exons ATGTACATATCATGCGGCGAGATTGAGTCTGCCCGTCTCGCGTTCAACGATTTACTGCAACCAAGTGTCTTCCTGTGGAACACCATGATCAGGGCTTACGCTTGGAATGAGCCCTTTGGTCGTGCCGTTGAGCTATACCAGAGAATGCTCGATACAGGAATCGAGCCGAACAAGTTCACATTTCCGTTTGTCTTGAAGACTTGTTCAGCTCTGGAGGCGCTTGCGGATGGAATTCTGATACACGAACACGCCAAGAAGGCAGGGCTGGAACTAGATGTGTTTGTGTCTACTGCTTTGCTCGACATGTATTTGAAATGTGGCTGCTTAGAGGATGCACACGAGGTGTTCTGCAGAATGCCCCAAAAAGATGTTGTTGCATGGAACGCTTTGGTCTCTGGTTACGCACTGAATGGGAGGTACCAAGAAGCAATTCGTTGTCTTCTTCAAATGCAACGGACAGGAAACATACCGAACCCTTCCACAATAGTGGCCCTCCTACCTATCGTCGGCCAAGCGAAGGCCCTGATACAAGGAAAAAGTATTCATGCATTCTGTATCAGAAGACGCATCGATAAAGGCGATGTTCTGGTTAATACTGCATTGCTGGACATGTATGGAAAATCCGAGTGCTTGGTTCGTGCTCGTAGAATATTCGACAGCATGAGCTTCAGGAACGAGGTGACATGGAGTGCGATGATCGGATGCTACACTCTGTGTGGCAGGATGGCGGAGGCATTGCAAATTTTCAG AAACAATGCTGGCGTGATGAACTGTCTTTATAAACTCTCAGAAGATGGTATAGAGATGCAATTTGCTACAAATCATCTGG GTCACTTTTTGTTGACAAATCTTCTACttgagaaaatgaaaaatacagCAAAAGAGTCAGGAATCGAAGGGCGTATTGTGAATCTATCATCTGTAGCTCACATTGGGATTTGA
- the LOC121975479 gene encoding pentatricopeptide repeat-containing protein At3g16610-like isoform X2, which produces MYISCGEIESARLAFNDLLQPSVFLWNTMIRAYAWNEPFGRAVELYQRMLDTGIEPNKFTFPFVLKTCSALEALADGILIHEHAKKAGLELDVFVSTALLDMYLKCGCLEDAHEVFCRMPQKDVVAWNALVSGYALNGRYQEAIRCLLQMQRTGNIPNPSTIVALLPIVGQAKALIQGKSIHAFCIRRRIDKGDVLVNTALLDMYGKSECLVRARRIFDSMSFRNEVTWSAMIGCYTLCGRMAEALQIFSGSNGIGAETARVMALTCHHWSKEHGSCQCGKGKYPTEYSICQS; this is translated from the exons ATGTACATATCATGCGGCGAGATTGAGTCTGCCCGTCTCGCGTTCAACGATTTACTGCAACCAAGTGTCTTCCTGTGGAACACCATGATCAGGGCTTACGCTTGGAATGAGCCCTTTGGTCGTGCCGTTGAGCTATACCAGAGAATGCTCGATACAGGAATCGAGCCGAACAAGTTCACATTTCCGTTTGTCTTGAAGACTTGTTCAGCTCTGGAGGCGCTTGCGGATGGAATTCTGATACACGAACACGCCAAGAAGGCAGGGCTGGAACTAGATGTGTTTGTGTCTACTGCTTTGCTCGACATGTATTTGAAATGTGGCTGCTTAGAGGATGCACACGAGGTGTTCTGCAGAATGCCCCAAAAAGATGTTGTTGCATGGAACGCTTTGGTCTCTGGTTACGCACTGAATGGGAGGTACCAAGAAGCAATTCGTTGTCTTCTTCAAATGCAACGGACAGGAAACATACCGAACCCTTCCACAATAGTGGCCCTCCTACCTATCGTCGGCCAAGCGAAGGCCCTGATACAAGGAAAAAGTATTCATGCATTCTGTATCAGAAGACGCATCGATAAAGGCGATGTTCTGGTTAATACTGCATTGCTGGACATGTATGGAAAATCCGAGTGCTTGGTTCGTGCTCGTAGAATATTCGACAGCATGAGCTTCAGGAACGAGGTGACATGGAGTGCGATGATCGGATGCTACACTCTGTGTGGCAGGATGGCGGAGGCATTGCAAATTTTCAG TGGAAGTAATGGGATTGGAGCTGAAACTGCAAGGGTTATGGCCCTTACATGTCATCATTGGAGCAAGGAACATGGAAGCTGCCAATGTGGTAAAGGAAAATATCCAACAGAGTATTCCATCTGCCAAAGTTGA